A region of Spiroplasma endosymbiont of Crioceris asparagi DNA encodes the following proteins:
- the lpdA gene encoding dihydrolipoyl dehydrogenase, giving the protein MYKVKFADIGEGLTEGTVTEVMIKPGQTVKMGDALFNVETDKVTSDIPSPINGVIAKILIQKGQEIKVGDVVVEINDGKNENVVATPATPEVEEENASVVGSTPVSNSLLTRGRKTSQPQNNQQDIVSNPEPVISKPQLSGPNHYDVIIVGGGVGGYVSAIKCAQLGLKTMIVEKNKYGGVCLNIGCIPTKTLLKSSYVYEQIINEAAEFGIKIAKTNIKLDWNKIQARKNNVVDKLTSGVKSLLKKNKVTMISGEATALDQYTISVDNKKYTCENMIIATGSIPNGLKLPGAEAAVKDGWLIDSTAALNLKTIPKSLVVIGGGVIGVEFASMFKQLGTKVTILQFMPTILEMLDSDVSNEMTKELLKHGNLEIITNVNTKEFKKNHEVVYEVGGKTHTIKADYVLQSVGRQVVTTGFDNIGINKNEKGHILVDEYCRTNLNNVYAIGDVTGRIMLAHVASHQGIIAANHIASLHNIKDAHDLKMRYDRIPSCIYTHPEVAVIGYTEEQLKHDNIEYQAYKFPFAAIGKALADGNTVGFVKLICEPKYKQILGAHIIANTATDMISEITSVIESEGTITEIARAIHPHPTLSEAIGEAAEALESGKPINW; this is encoded by the coding sequence ATGTATAAAGTAAAATTTGCCGATATTGGTGAAGGATTAACAGAAGGTACTGTAACTGAAGTAATGATAAAACCAGGACAAACAGTAAAAATGGGTGATGCCTTATTTAATGTAGAAACTGATAAAGTAACATCAGATATACCATCACCAATTAATGGAGTTATTGCCAAAATCTTAATTCAAAAAGGTCAAGAAATTAAGGTTGGTGATGTAGTTGTTGAAATTAATGATGGTAAAAATGAAAATGTTGTCGCAACACCTGCAACACCAGAAGTTGAAGAAGAAAACGCTTCTGTTGTTGGTTCAACTCCAGTTTCTAATTCTTTATTAACTCGCGGACGTAAAACATCACAACCACAAAATAATCAACAAGACATTGTTTCAAATCCTGAGCCAGTTATAAGTAAACCACAATTAAGTGGTCCAAATCACTATGATGTAATTATAGTTGGTGGAGGAGTTGGTGGATATGTATCAGCTATTAAGTGTGCTCAATTAGGATTAAAAACAATGATCGTTGAAAAAAATAAATATGGTGGTGTTTGTTTAAACATTGGATGTATTCCTACTAAAACACTATTAAAATCATCATATGTTTATGAACAAATTATTAATGAAGCAGCAGAGTTTGGAATTAAAATTGCCAAAACTAATATCAAATTAGATTGAAATAAAATTCAAGCTCGTAAAAATAATGTTGTTGATAAATTAACTAGCGGAGTTAAATCACTATTGAAAAAAAATAAAGTAACAATGATTAGTGGAGAAGCAACAGCTTTAGATCAATATACTATTTCAGTAGATAATAAAAAATATACTTGTGAAAATATGATTATTGCCACCGGAAGTATTCCAAATGGATTGAAGCTTCCCGGAGCTGAGGCTGCGGTAAAAGATGGTTGACTAATTGATTCAACAGCTGCTTTAAATTTAAAAACAATTCCTAAATCACTAGTTGTTATTGGTGGGGGAGTTATTGGTGTAGAGTTTGCCTCAATGTTTAAACAACTGGGAACTAAAGTTACTATTTTACAATTTATGCCAACTATTTTAGAAATGCTAGATAGTGATGTTTCAAATGAAATGACAAAAGAACTATTAAAACATGGTAATTTAGAAATTATTACTAATGTTAATACAAAAGAATTTAAAAAAAATCATGAAGTAGTTTATGAAGTTGGCGGAAAAACTCATACTATTAAAGCAGATTATGTTTTACAATCTGTGGGCCGTCAAGTAGTAACTACAGGATTTGATAATATTGGTATTAATAAAAATGAAAAAGGACATATTTTAGTTGATGAATATTGTCGTACTAACTTAAACAATGTTTATGCTATTGGTGATGTAACAGGTAGAATTATGCTTGCGCATGTGGCTTCACATCAAGGTATTATTGCTGCAAATCATATTGCAAGTTTGCATAACATAAAAGATGCTCATGATTTAAAAATGCGTTATGATCGTATTCCAAGTTGTATTTACACTCATCCCGAAGTAGCTGTAATAGGTTATACTGAAGAGCAATTAAAACATGATAATATTGAATATCAAGCATACAAATTTCCTTTTGCAGCTATTGGTAAAGCATTGGCTGATGGTAATACTGTCGGATTTGTTAAATTAATTTGTGAACCAAAATATAAACAAATTTTAGGTGCACACATTATTGCTAACACTGCCACCGATATGATTTCTGAAATTACTAGTGTAATCGAATCAGAAGGGACTATTACTGAAATTGCTCGTGCAATTCACCCACACCCAACATTGAGTGAGGCAATCGGTGAAGCAGCAGAAGCATTAGAAAGTGGAAAACCGATTAATTGATAA